In Pseudomonas sp. DNDY-54, a genomic segment contains:
- the egtB gene encoding ergothioneine biosynthesis protein EgtB, with product MSNLAEQPEQQPVLAELDYLLQRFRQVRATSEAICAPLQIEDYIVQSMPDVSPPKWHLAHVSWFFEAFLLKPYLTGYKPLDASYDHLFNSYYETHSTPFPRAQRGLISRPGVEDVYRFRQHVDRAMEALLGNPPQRHASEITRRVELGLQHEQQHQELLLMDIKHILAQNPLHPVYRSDLQPTPALHNDRIRWHEYAGGVRHIGHAGNGFAFDCETPRHRQFVEDFQLADRPVSNREYLSFIADGGYARSELWLSDGWAHSRQHGWNAPLYWHRDDHGWYEMTLGGLLPLDLEAPVCHVSFYEADAYARWAGARLPTEAEWEVAATDQPRRGNFLENDFLQPVPASVPHDGPAQLFGDVWEWTASAYRPYPGFRPLDGSLGEYNGKFMSGQMVLRGGCCATPEAHIRATYRNFFQPAMRWQFAGLRLAREL from the coding sequence ATGAGCAATCTGGCAGAACAGCCTGAACAGCAACCGGTACTCGCCGAACTGGATTACCTGCTGCAACGCTTTCGACAGGTGCGCGCCACCAGCGAAGCGATCTGTGCACCGCTGCAGATCGAGGACTATATCGTCCAGAGCATGCCCGACGTCAGCCCGCCGAAATGGCACCTTGCACATGTCAGCTGGTTTTTCGAAGCCTTTCTGCTCAAGCCCTACCTGACAGGCTACAAACCGCTCGACGCTTCCTATGACCACCTGTTCAACTCCTATTACGAGACCCACAGCACGCCCTTCCCCCGTGCTCAGCGTGGGCTGATCTCGCGTCCCGGCGTAGAGGATGTCTACCGCTTCCGGCAGCATGTCGACCGGGCAATGGAAGCGCTGCTGGGTAACCCGCCACAACGGCACGCATCCGAGATCACGCGGCGGGTCGAGCTGGGCCTGCAGCACGAGCAGCAGCATCAGGAGCTGCTGCTGATGGACATCAAGCACATCCTCGCGCAGAACCCTCTGCACCCGGTTTACCGCAGCGACCTGCAACCGACACCGGCGCTGCATAACGATCGTATCCGCTGGCATGAGTACGCTGGCGGGGTGCGCCACATCGGTCATGCCGGCAATGGATTCGCCTTCGATTGCGAAACGCCTCGGCATCGGCAATTCGTCGAGGACTTTCAGCTGGCCGATCGACCGGTCAGCAACCGCGAGTACCTCTCCTTTATTGCCGATGGTGGCTACGCACGGAGCGAACTGTGGCTCTCAGATGGCTGGGCGCATAGCCGTCAACACGGCTGGAACGCCCCGTTGTATTGGCACCGTGACGATCATGGCTGGTATGAGATGACGCTCGGCGGGCTGCTGCCGCTGGACCTGGAAGCGCCGGTGTGTCATGTCAGTTTTTACGAGGCGGACGCCTACGCTCGCTGGGCTGGCGCTCGGCTGCCCACCGAAGCCGAATGGGAAGTGGCCGCTACGGATCAGCCCCGCCGCGGTAATTTCCTCGAAAACGATTTTCTGCAACCTGTACCTGCCAGTGTTCCCCACGACGGGCCGGCTCAGCTGTTCGGCGATGTCTGGGAATGGACAGCCAGCGCTTATCGGCCCTACCCCGGCTTCCGTCCGTTGGACGGCAGCCTCGGCGAGTACAACGGCAAGTTCATGTCCGGCCAGATGGTGTTACGTGGTGGGTGCTGCGCCACGCCGGAAGCACACATTCGGGCCACCTACCGCAACTTTTTCCAGCCGGCGATGCGCTGGCAATTCGCCGGGCTGCGCCTGGCCAGGGAGTTATGA
- the egtD gene encoding L-histidine N(alpha)-methyltransferase: MALAVHFHDQTQPTHDTSLRDEALAGFAASPKHISPKFFYDRRGSELFEQICQQPEYYVTRTEEKILANAANEILEIAGPQTDLIELGSGASRKVRLLLEGLRPVSYLGIDISEDFLLTSTQRLAADYPWLEVHAACADFSDELKLPDDFTLHHPLVFFPGSSIGNFTPLEARKLLGHLHEILPPGGGLLIGVDLVKDRDVLEAAYNDRAHVTAAFNLNVLQRIRQELDSDIDPSRFTHQAFFNEQDSRIEMHLISREAQDVTIEGQRFHFDAGESLHTENSYKYTLQSFADLANSAGFDCSGQWTDAQDLFSVHYLQRRP, from the coding sequence ATGGCACTCGCCGTCCATTTCCATGACCAGACGCAGCCGACCCATGACACCTCGTTGCGTGACGAGGCATTGGCCGGGTTTGCCGCTTCGCCCAAGCACATCTCGCCAAAATTTTTCTATGACCGTCGCGGCTCCGAGCTTTTCGAGCAGATTTGCCAGCAACCCGAGTACTACGTGACCCGCACGGAAGAAAAGATTCTGGCCAACGCGGCGAACGAAATTCTAGAGATAGCCGGGCCACAAACCGACCTGATCGAACTGGGCAGCGGCGCCAGCCGCAAGGTCCGTTTGTTGCTTGAGGGCCTGCGACCGGTCAGTTATCTCGGCATCGACATCTCCGAAGATTTCCTGCTGACCAGCACCCAGCGCCTGGCGGCGGATTACCCCTGGCTGGAAGTGCATGCGGCCTGTGCAGACTTCTCGGACGAACTGAAGCTGCCGGACGACTTCACCCTCCACCACCCGCTGGTGTTTTTCCCCGGCTCGAGCATCGGCAATTTCACCCCGCTAGAGGCACGCAAGCTGCTCGGCCATCTGCATGAGATCCTGCCGCCTGGTGGCGGCTTGTTGATTGGGGTCGATCTGGTCAAGGACCGAGACGTCCTCGAGGCGGCTTACAACGATCGCGCTCATGTGACGGCAGCTTTCAACCTGAACGTGCTGCAGCGCATTCGCCAGGAACTGGACAGCGATATCGACCCGTCCCGTTTTACGCACCAGGCATTCTTCAATGAGCAGGATTCGCGTATCGAGATGCACCTGATCAGCCGCGAGGCGCAAGACGTCACCATTGAAGGTCAGCGTTTCCATTTCGATGCAGGCGAAAGTCTGCACACTGAAAACTCCTACAAGTACACGCTCCAGTCCTTCGCTGATTTGGCCAACAGCGCCGGGTTCGACTGCAGCGGCCAGTGGACCGATGCACAGGACCTGTTCAGCGTTCACTACCTGCAACGTCGTCCATGA
- a CDS encoding SDR family oxidoreductase: protein MSDSVLLITGASSGIGAATARLAAEAGYRVALAARSEHKLAALVRELGGPERALAIRCDVKEYAEQQAMVRQVLDHFGQLDAVYANAGMPGSEGGFSGADPDVWRDMLLTNVYGVGLTLRCTLEALKASRGHLLLTGSAAGRFVIPGSMYSASKWAVTGMGLSVREELRGTGVRVTLIEPGMVDTPLFDEPPAYAMQPEDIGRAVVYALSQPAHVDVNEILIRPTPPIEAP from the coding sequence ATGAGCGATTCCGTTCTTTTGATCACCGGCGCCTCCTCAGGGATTGGCGCGGCCACCGCCCGGCTCGCCGCCGAAGCCGGCTATCGCGTTGCCTTGGCGGCGCGCTCCGAGCACAAGCTTGCTGCGCTGGTGCGCGAGCTCGGCGGCCCCGAGCGCGCGCTGGCGATCCGCTGTGACGTCAAGGAATACGCCGAACAACAGGCCATGGTGCGGCAGGTGCTAGATCATTTCGGCCAGCTCGATGCGGTCTATGCCAATGCCGGCATGCCAGGCAGCGAAGGGGGCTTCAGCGGCGCCGACCCGGACGTCTGGCGCGACATGCTGCTGACCAACGTTTACGGCGTGGGCCTGACCCTGCGCTGCACGCTCGAAGCACTCAAGGCCAGCCGCGGGCATCTGCTGCTAACCGGTTCAGCCGCGGGACGTTTCGTGATTCCCGGCTCGATGTACAGCGCCAGCAAATGGGCGGTGACCGGCATGGGCCTGAGCGTACGCGAGGAACTGCGCGGCACCGGCGTGCGCGTGACGCTGATCGAGCCAGGCATGGTCGACACGCCACTGTTCGACGAGCCGCCCGCCTACGCCATGCAGCCCGAAGACATCGGCCGCGCCGTGGTGTATGCGTTGTCCCAGCCGGCTCATGTGGACGTCAATGAGATCCTCATCCGCCCGACCCCGCCGATCGAAGCGCCTTAG